In Apteryx mantelli isolate bAptMan1 chromosome 26, bAptMan1.hap1, whole genome shotgun sequence, a single window of DNA contains:
- the VWA1 gene encoding von Willebrand factor A domain-containing protein 1 isoform X1: MLAKTVLSLGLWLQFAAGQNTPKRGPQPSLSDSEGDLLFLLDSSGSVSYYEFSRVKEFIWDLMRPFTFGPNDVQTSIIHISTTPTMEFPFDRYLSSGTVQQAIRDTQQLMGDTNTGKALSYAKEKFFSDEAGARPGVPKVLVWVTDGFSTDDISEPMQLLKDMGVTVFIVSTGRGNYLELSAAASQPPEKHLHFVDVDDLSIITKELRDAILDVIQANRFHAVDITSSSFRLIWPKLLSQETGYYTLEYAPIDDPGRKKTKQVSGAHTNLMLSSLAPETTYQVALIPESNMHYIPPQTTRVTTLAEEISPALVLISESKPHSFHVSWAPTPDSVIGYQILYGPLPGDSVKLLEVDGKRNSTAVENLAPNTTYLVTVTAIYKSGKEKSLSAKACTQEEGSKVRHLRFEPIGPNTLKASWNSADGKVLGYRVRCRRQTGPSSLISVSPQIHSVLLTDLVSGTTNKVCVKPMYKNQPGKGLCRMVHMQPATEAQGYKHRQRA, translated from the exons GTCCCCAGCCCTCTCTTTCTGATTCAGAGGGGGACCTCCTCTTCTTGCTGGACAGCTCTGGTAGTGTCTCCTACTATGAGTTTTCCAGGGTCAAAGAATTCATATGGGACCTCATGCGACCTTTCACCTTTGGCCCCAATGATGTCCAGACCAGCATCATCCACATCAGCACCACACCAACCATGGAATTCCCCTTTGACCGGTACCTGTCTAGTGGAACTGTGCAACAAGCCATCCGGGATACTCAGCAGCTGATGGGTGACACTAACACAGGCAAAGCACTCTCCTATGCCAAGGAAAAGTTCTTCAGTGATGAAGCTGGTGCCCGGCCAGGTGTGCCCAAGGTACTGGTTTGGGTGACGGATGGTTTCTCCACCGATGACATCTCTGAACCCATGCAGCTCCTGAAGGACATGGGAGTAACGGTCTTCATTGTCAGCACTGGACGGGGGAATTATTTggagctctctgctgctgccagccAACCTCCTGAGAAGCACCTGCACTTTGTGGATGTTGATGACCTGTCTATCATCACAAAGGAGCTTCGAGATGCTATCCTAG ATGTTATCCAAGCAAATCGGTTCCATGCAGTGGATATCACCTCAAGCAGCTTCCGACTGATATGGCCCAAACTCCTCTCCCAAGAAACTGGCTACTACACCCTAGAGTATGCCCCAATAGATGATCCAGGAAGAAAGAAGACAAAGCAAGTGTCTGGGGCTCACACTAACCTCATGCTGAGCAGCCTTGCACCAGAAACCACTTACCAGGTGGCACTCATTCCTGAATCCAACATGCACTACATCCCTCCCCAGACAACAAGGGTTACAACGCTGGCAG AGGAAATCAGTCCAGCTCTGGTTCTCATCTCGGAGTCCAAGCCACACAGCTTCCATGTTAGCTGGGCTCCCACACCGGACAGTGTGATCGGTTATCAGATCCTGTATGGGCCACTCCCTGGGGACTCAGTGAAGCTGCTGGAGGTGGATGGCAAGCGCAACAGCACTGCGGTGGAGAACCTGGCACCCAACACAACCTATCTAGTGACAGTGACTGCCATCTACAAATCAGGAAAGGAGAAATCCCTGTCAGCTAAAGCATGCACTCAGGAAG AAGGCTCCAAGGTGAGGCACCTTCGCTTTGAGCCCATAGGCCCCAACACCCTGAAAGCCTCCTGGAACTCTGCTGATGGGAAGGTCCTCGGTTACCGAGTCAGGTGCCGGCGGCAAACTGGCCCTTCATCTCTCATCAGCGTTTCACCACAGATCCACAGTGTGCTCCTCACAGATCTGGTTTCAGGCACCACTAACAAAGTGTGTGTGAAGCCCATGTACAAGAACCAGCCGGGCAAAGGGCTGTGCCGCATGGTGCACATGCAACCAG CTACAGAAGCCCAAGGATATAAGCACAGACAGAGAGCATGA
- the VWA1 gene encoding von Willebrand factor A domain-containing protein 1 isoform X2 produces the protein MLAKTVLSLGLWLQFAAGQNTPKRGPQPSLSDSEGDLLFLLDSSGSVSYYEFSRVKEFIWDLMRPFTFGPNDVQTSIIHISTTPTMEFPFDRYLSSGTVQQAIRDTQQLMGDTNTGKALSYAKEKFFSDEAGARPGVPKVLVWVTDGFSTDDISEPMQLLKDMGVTVFIVSTGRGNYLELSAAASQPPEKHLHFVDVDDLSIITKELRDAILDVIQANRFHAVDITSSSFRLIWPKLLSQETGYYTLEYAPIDDPGRKKTKQVSGAHTNLMLSSLAPETTYQVALIPESNMHYIPPQTTRVTTLAEEISPALVLISESKPHSFHVSWAPTPDSVIGYQILYGPLPGDSVKLLEVDGKRNSTAVENLAPNTTYLVTVTAIYKSGKEKSLSAKACTQEGSKVRHLRFEPIGPNTLKASWNSADGKVLGYRVRCRRQTGPSSLISVSPQIHSVLLTDLVSGTTNKVCVKPMYKNQPGKGLCRMVHMQPATEAQGYKHRQRA, from the exons GTCCCCAGCCCTCTCTTTCTGATTCAGAGGGGGACCTCCTCTTCTTGCTGGACAGCTCTGGTAGTGTCTCCTACTATGAGTTTTCCAGGGTCAAAGAATTCATATGGGACCTCATGCGACCTTTCACCTTTGGCCCCAATGATGTCCAGACCAGCATCATCCACATCAGCACCACACCAACCATGGAATTCCCCTTTGACCGGTACCTGTCTAGTGGAACTGTGCAACAAGCCATCCGGGATACTCAGCAGCTGATGGGTGACACTAACACAGGCAAAGCACTCTCCTATGCCAAGGAAAAGTTCTTCAGTGATGAAGCTGGTGCCCGGCCAGGTGTGCCCAAGGTACTGGTTTGGGTGACGGATGGTTTCTCCACCGATGACATCTCTGAACCCATGCAGCTCCTGAAGGACATGGGAGTAACGGTCTTCATTGTCAGCACTGGACGGGGGAATTATTTggagctctctgctgctgccagccAACCTCCTGAGAAGCACCTGCACTTTGTGGATGTTGATGACCTGTCTATCATCACAAAGGAGCTTCGAGATGCTATCCTAG ATGTTATCCAAGCAAATCGGTTCCATGCAGTGGATATCACCTCAAGCAGCTTCCGACTGATATGGCCCAAACTCCTCTCCCAAGAAACTGGCTACTACACCCTAGAGTATGCCCCAATAGATGATCCAGGAAGAAAGAAGACAAAGCAAGTGTCTGGGGCTCACACTAACCTCATGCTGAGCAGCCTTGCACCAGAAACCACTTACCAGGTGGCACTCATTCCTGAATCCAACATGCACTACATCCCTCCCCAGACAACAAGGGTTACAACGCTGGCAG AGGAAATCAGTCCAGCTCTGGTTCTCATCTCGGAGTCCAAGCCACACAGCTTCCATGTTAGCTGGGCTCCCACACCGGACAGTGTGATCGGTTATCAGATCCTGTATGGGCCACTCCCTGGGGACTCAGTGAAGCTGCTGGAGGTGGATGGCAAGCGCAACAGCACTGCGGTGGAGAACCTGGCACCCAACACAACCTATCTAGTGACAGTGACTGCCATCTACAAATCAGGAAAGGAGAAATCCCTGTCAGCTAAAGCATGCACTCAGGAAG GCTCCAAGGTGAGGCACCTTCGCTTTGAGCCCATAGGCCCCAACACCCTGAAAGCCTCCTGGAACTCTGCTGATGGGAAGGTCCTCGGTTACCGAGTCAGGTGCCGGCGGCAAACTGGCCCTTCATCTCTCATCAGCGTTTCACCACAGATCCACAGTGTGCTCCTCACAGATCTGGTTTCAGGCACCACTAACAAAGTGTGTGTGAAGCCCATGTACAAGAACCAGCCGGGCAAAGGGCTGTGCCGCATGGTGCACATGCAACCAG CTACAGAAGCCCAAGGATATAAGCACAGACAGAGAGCATGA
- the VWA1 gene encoding von Willebrand factor A domain-containing protein 1 isoform X4, translating into MLAKTVLSLGLWLQFAAGQNTPKRGPQPSLSDSEGDLLFLLDSSGSVSYYEFSRVKEFIWDLMRPFTFGPNDVQTSIIHISTTPTMEFPFDRYLSSGTVQQAIRDTQQLMGDTNTGKALSYAKEKFFSDEAGARPGVPKVLVWVTDGFSTDDISEPMQLLKDMGVTVFIVSTGRGNYLELSAAASQPPEKHLHFVDVDDLSIITKELRDAILDVIQANRFHAVDITSSSFRLIWPKLLSQETGYYTLEYAPIDDPGRKKTKQVSGAHTNLMLSSLAPETTYQVALIPESNMHYIPPQTTRVTTLAEEISPALVLISESKPHSFHVSWAPTPDSVIGYQILYGPLPGDSVKLLEVDGKRNSTAVENLAPNTTYLVTVTAIYKSGKEKSLSAKACTQEATEAQGYKHRQRA; encoded by the exons GTCCCCAGCCCTCTCTTTCTGATTCAGAGGGGGACCTCCTCTTCTTGCTGGACAGCTCTGGTAGTGTCTCCTACTATGAGTTTTCCAGGGTCAAAGAATTCATATGGGACCTCATGCGACCTTTCACCTTTGGCCCCAATGATGTCCAGACCAGCATCATCCACATCAGCACCACACCAACCATGGAATTCCCCTTTGACCGGTACCTGTCTAGTGGAACTGTGCAACAAGCCATCCGGGATACTCAGCAGCTGATGGGTGACACTAACACAGGCAAAGCACTCTCCTATGCCAAGGAAAAGTTCTTCAGTGATGAAGCTGGTGCCCGGCCAGGTGTGCCCAAGGTACTGGTTTGGGTGACGGATGGTTTCTCCACCGATGACATCTCTGAACCCATGCAGCTCCTGAAGGACATGGGAGTAACGGTCTTCATTGTCAGCACTGGACGGGGGAATTATTTggagctctctgctgctgccagccAACCTCCTGAGAAGCACCTGCACTTTGTGGATGTTGATGACCTGTCTATCATCACAAAGGAGCTTCGAGATGCTATCCTAG ATGTTATCCAAGCAAATCGGTTCCATGCAGTGGATATCACCTCAAGCAGCTTCCGACTGATATGGCCCAAACTCCTCTCCCAAGAAACTGGCTACTACACCCTAGAGTATGCCCCAATAGATGATCCAGGAAGAAAGAAGACAAAGCAAGTGTCTGGGGCTCACACTAACCTCATGCTGAGCAGCCTTGCACCAGAAACCACTTACCAGGTGGCACTCATTCCTGAATCCAACATGCACTACATCCCTCCCCAGACAACAAGGGTTACAACGCTGGCAG AGGAAATCAGTCCAGCTCTGGTTCTCATCTCGGAGTCCAAGCCACACAGCTTCCATGTTAGCTGGGCTCCCACACCGGACAGTGTGATCGGTTATCAGATCCTGTATGGGCCACTCCCTGGGGACTCAGTGAAGCTGCTGGAGGTGGATGGCAAGCGCAACAGCACTGCGGTGGAGAACCTGGCACCCAACACAACCTATCTAGTGACAGTGACTGCCATCTACAAATCAGGAAAGGAGAAATCCCTGTCAGCTAAAGCATGCACTCAGGAAG CTACAGAAGCCCAAGGATATAAGCACAGACAGAGAGCATGA
- the VWA1 gene encoding von Willebrand factor A domain-containing protein 1 isoform X3, which produces MLAKTVLSLGLWLQFAAGQNTPKRGPQPSLSDSEGDLLFLLDSSGSVSYYEFSRVKEFIWDLMRPFTFGPNDVQTSIIHISTTPTMEFPFDRYLSSGTVQQAIRDTQQLMGDTNTGKALSYAKEKFFSDEAGARPGVPKVLVWVTDGFSTDDISEPMQLLKDMGVTVFIVSTGRGNYLELSAAASQPPEKHLHFVDVDDLSIITKELRDAILDVIQANRFHAVDITSSSFRLIWPKLLSQETGYYTLEYAPIDDPGRKKTKQVSGAHTNLMLSSLAPETTYQVALIPESNMHYIPPQTTRVTTLAEEISPALVLISESKPHSFHVSWAPTPDSVIGYQILYGPLPGDSVKLLEVDGKRNSTAVENLAPNTTYLVTVTAIYKSGKEKSLSAKACTQEEGSKVRHLRFEPIGPNTLKASWNSADGKVLGYRVRCRRQTGPSSLISVSPQIHSVLLTDLVSGTTNKVCVKPMYKNQPGKGLCRMVHMQPA; this is translated from the exons GTCCCCAGCCCTCTCTTTCTGATTCAGAGGGGGACCTCCTCTTCTTGCTGGACAGCTCTGGTAGTGTCTCCTACTATGAGTTTTCCAGGGTCAAAGAATTCATATGGGACCTCATGCGACCTTTCACCTTTGGCCCCAATGATGTCCAGACCAGCATCATCCACATCAGCACCACACCAACCATGGAATTCCCCTTTGACCGGTACCTGTCTAGTGGAACTGTGCAACAAGCCATCCGGGATACTCAGCAGCTGATGGGTGACACTAACACAGGCAAAGCACTCTCCTATGCCAAGGAAAAGTTCTTCAGTGATGAAGCTGGTGCCCGGCCAGGTGTGCCCAAGGTACTGGTTTGGGTGACGGATGGTTTCTCCACCGATGACATCTCTGAACCCATGCAGCTCCTGAAGGACATGGGAGTAACGGTCTTCATTGTCAGCACTGGACGGGGGAATTATTTggagctctctgctgctgccagccAACCTCCTGAGAAGCACCTGCACTTTGTGGATGTTGATGACCTGTCTATCATCACAAAGGAGCTTCGAGATGCTATCCTAG ATGTTATCCAAGCAAATCGGTTCCATGCAGTGGATATCACCTCAAGCAGCTTCCGACTGATATGGCCCAAACTCCTCTCCCAAGAAACTGGCTACTACACCCTAGAGTATGCCCCAATAGATGATCCAGGAAGAAAGAAGACAAAGCAAGTGTCTGGGGCTCACACTAACCTCATGCTGAGCAGCCTTGCACCAGAAACCACTTACCAGGTGGCACTCATTCCTGAATCCAACATGCACTACATCCCTCCCCAGACAACAAGGGTTACAACGCTGGCAG AGGAAATCAGTCCAGCTCTGGTTCTCATCTCGGAGTCCAAGCCACACAGCTTCCATGTTAGCTGGGCTCCCACACCGGACAGTGTGATCGGTTATCAGATCCTGTATGGGCCACTCCCTGGGGACTCAGTGAAGCTGCTGGAGGTGGATGGCAAGCGCAACAGCACTGCGGTGGAGAACCTGGCACCCAACACAACCTATCTAGTGACAGTGACTGCCATCTACAAATCAGGAAAGGAGAAATCCCTGTCAGCTAAAGCATGCACTCAGGAAG AAGGCTCCAAGGTGAGGCACCTTCGCTTTGAGCCCATAGGCCCCAACACCCTGAAAGCCTCCTGGAACTCTGCTGATGGGAAGGTCCTCGGTTACCGAGTCAGGTGCCGGCGGCAAACTGGCCCTTCATCTCTCATCAGCGTTTCACCACAGATCCACAGTGTGCTCCTCACAGATCTGGTTTCAGGCACCACTAACAAAGTGTGTGTGAAGCCCATGTACAAGAACCAGCCGGGCAAAGGGCTGTGCCGCATGGTGCACATGCAACCAG cctaG